Proteins encoded in a region of the Methanomassiliicoccales archaeon genome:
- a CDS encoding cobalt-precorrin-5B (C(1))-methyltransferase, which translates to MKDPVTGFEYPAKWSELIRDKAWSKLVEQGLAVLNSKGEVLRRGFSTGTTAAAACKGAVLSLDGPVETVTITLPSGIRIDVPVVGNEGAASCLKFAGDYLDDPTARAEFVAEAFSEGEGVHLLPCEGIGEYALPEGSKVAGSPAISASALGSIVLAISQAKEEIGIRGVRVELHVVDGEKIAIRTVNPRFGIDGGISVLGTTGLVDPWDDHIEEGRFDKLTADKVVLTTGKMGLRMSRLFFPDHEVIMVGRMMLEAVKGAQNEVVVCGLPGNIIRAVVPHVLEEYDRSSFDDLAASDRWKEVLDRVFQLYRAVNPKVRILLLDRSGKALGELL; encoded by the coding sequence ATGAAGGATCCGGTCACAGGTTTTGAATATCCGGCAAAATGGTCGGAACTGATAAGGGACAAGGCGTGGTCGAAATTGGTCGAACAGGGCCTGGCCGTCCTCAACTCGAAGGGAGAGGTGCTCCGGAGGGGTTTCAGCACTGGAACTACCGCGGCGGCCGCCTGTAAGGGGGCGGTCCTGTCGCTGGACGGACCGGTGGAAACGGTCACGATAACACTGCCTAGCGGGATACGCATCGATGTCCCAGTCGTAGGGAACGAGGGCGCTGCATCCTGCCTTAAGTTCGCCGGAGACTACTTGGATGACCCTACGGCAAGGGCTGAGTTCGTCGCCGAGGCATTCTCCGAGGGCGAGGGGGTGCACCTGCTCCCTTGCGAAGGGATCGGGGAGTACGCCCTGCCAGAAGGATCGAAGGTCGCTGGCTCCCCAGCGATCAGCGCCAGCGCATTGGGGTCGATAGTGCTGGCGATCTCCCAGGCAAAGGAGGAGATCGGTATAAGGGGGGTGCGTGTCGAGCTTCACGTGGTGGATGGGGAGAAGATCGCCATCCGGACGGTCAATCCTCGTTTCGGCATCGATGGGGGCATATCAGTCCTTGGCACCACCGGCCTGGTGGATCCCTGGGACGATCACATCGAGGAAGGGCGGTTCGACAAGCTGACCGCCGATAAGGTCGTCCTCACAACCGGGAAGATGGGTCTCCGCATGTCCCGTCTGTTCTTCCCGGACCACGAGGTGATAATGGTTGGTCGTATGATGCTGGAAGCGGTGAAGGGTGCGCAGAACGAGGTGGTGGTGTGCGGACTTCCCGGCAACATAATCAGGGCGGTCGTCCCGCATGTGCTGGAGGAGTACGATCGGTCATCGTTCGACGATCTCGCCGCGTCCGACAGATGGAAGGAGGTCCTGGATCGAGTGTTCCAGCTCTATCGGGCGGTGAACCCTAAGGTCAGGATACTTTTGCTCGACCGATCAGGGAAAGCGTTGGGTGAACTATTATGA